A part of Thermoplasmata archaeon genomic DNA contains:
- a CDS encoding HU family DNA-binding protein, giving the protein MAGITDMRKKIAKSTSVKEKDVKKVLDTFFSEVMTSVNKGEKVAIKEFGTFTRRVQKAKKAKNPRTKAVINVPEKKKFVFKPARKNKYL; this is encoded by the coding sequence ATGGCAGGAATTACAGATATGCGAAAAAAAATAGCAAAGAGCACAAGCGTGAAAGAGAAAGATGTAAAAAAAGTCCTAGATACTTTTTTTAGCGAAGTAATGACATCTGTTAATAAAGGAGAAAAAGTAGCAATTAAAGAATTTGGGACCTTTACAAGAAGAGTACAAAAAGCCAAAAAAGCTAAAAACCCAAGGACTAAAGCTGTAATAAATGTACCGGAAAAGAAAAAGTTTGTATTTAAACCAGCTAGAAAAAATAAATATCTATAA